Proteins encoded by one window of Lycium barbarum isolate Lr01 chromosome 11, ASM1917538v2, whole genome shotgun sequence:
- the LOC132620424 gene encoding U-box domain-containing protein 40-like gives MGTGKQRWRIISFNKYPLKHHPPYPKEFICPISKSLMADPIIISSGHTFERNCVHACKSLSFTPILPDGSLPNFSTIIPNKALKSTIFNWCSSSHIDPPQPLDFLSAQNLVRSLMAAQNPQKFREQMHSSKNCDVMNRFIESVTQLNSVSSHISGRSYHHQSSRPVHAAMQASQGDYSGHGTTYSSGQATHGSYSRHSDYSCSMSSEESVGPTSGSATPLPLPTRPFCCSSSSSSEMETINHNSCEEDELIVKLKSSQVFEQEEAVISLRKLTRTREETRFHLCTLRLLSALRCTITSRYASVQVNSVAALVNISLENRNKVKIVRSGIVPPLIDVLKGGFPESQEHAAGALFSLALDDQNKTAIGVLGALPPLLHSLRSESERTRHDSALALYYLSLVQSNRAKLVKLGAVQLLLGMVRSMGPMTGRILLILCNMAGSLEGRGALLDGGAVECFVGMLRKGEFDGESNIRQSCVTALYGLSHGGLRFKGLAKEAAAEELLITIEEMGSKRAKDKVKRILEVLREKDEEEEEVDWEELLNSDEDTNSP, from the exons ATGGGGACTGGCAAGCAAAGATGGAGAATAATCTCCTTCAACAAATATCCATTAAAACACCACCCACCATATCCTAAAGAATTCATCTGTCCAATATCTAAGTCTCTCATGGCTGACCCAATAATAATCTCTTCTGGTCATACTTTCGAACGTAACTGTGTTCATGCATGCAAATCACTCTCTTTTACACCTATATTACCTGATGGTTCTTTACCAAATTTCTCCACTATTATCCCTAATAAGGCCCTtaaatctaccattttcaactGGTGTTCTTCTTCACATATTGATCCTCCTCAACCTCTCGATTTCCTCTCTGCTCAAAATCTCGTCCGTTCATTAATGGCTGCCCAAAACCCACAAAAATTTCGTGAACAGATGCATAGTAGCAAGAATTGTGATGTGATGAACCGGTTTATTGAGTCTGTGACACAGTTAAATAGTGTGTCGAGTCACATATCAGGGAGGAGTTATCACCACCAGTCCAGCAGACCCGTTCATGCAGCTATGCAGGCGTCCCAGGGGGATTATTCTGGGCACGGTACTACGTACAGTTCGGGACAGGCTACCCATGGTTCATATTCCAGGCATTCAGACTATTCGTGTTCTATGAGTTCTGAGGAATCTGTGGGTCCTACCAGTGGATCAGCAACTCCTTTACCTCTACCGACCCGACCCTTCTGTTGCTCTTCATCATCATCCTCGGAAATGGAGACGATAAACCATAATTCATGTGAAGAAGATGAACTTATCGTTAAACTGAAGAGCTCACAAGTGTTTGAACAAGAAGAAGCTGTCATTTCACTTCGAAAGTTGACCCGAACCCGAGAAGAAACTCGTTTCCATCTCTGTACTCTGCGTTTATTGTCAGCTCTTCGTTGTACCATCACCTCGAGATATGCTTCCGTACAG GTGAATTCCGTAGCAGCTTTAGTGAACATTTCGTTAGAAAATCGAAACAAGGTGAAGATTGTAAGGTCTGGAATTGTTCCCCCTTTAATTGATGTGTTAAAAGGAGGATTCCCTGAATCACAAGAACATGCTGCAGGTGCACTTTTTAGTTTGGCATTAGATGATCAAAACAAGACTGCCATTGGGGTTTTGGGTGCATTGCCACCTCTTCTTCACTCGCTCCGTTCGGAGTCCGAACGGACAAGGCATGATTCAGCTTTGGCTCTGTATTATCTTTCATTGGTTCAGAGTAACCGTGCTAAGTTGGTTAAACTTGGCGCGGTTCAGTTACTATTAGGCATGGTGAGAAGTATGGGTCCTATGACGGGTCGAATTCTGTTAATACTGTGTAACATGGCAGGTAGTTTAGAGGGGAGAGGAGCTCTGCTTGATGGGGGTGCAGTGGAGTGTTTTGTCGGTATGTTGAGAAAGGGAGAGTTTGATGGAGAGTCGAATATTCGGCAGAGTTGTGTTACTGCATTATATGGACTAAGTCATGGTGGACTTAGGTTTAAAGGGTTGGCAAAGGAGGCTGCTGCAGAGGAATTGTTGATAACAATTGAGGAAATGGGAAGCAAGCGGGCAAAGGATAAGGTCAAGAGGATATTGGAGGTGTTGAgggagaaagatgaagaagaggaggaagtTGATTGGGAGGAGTTGCTTAATTCTGATGAAGATACAAATTCTCCATAG